One segment of Prionailurus bengalensis isolate Pbe53 chromosome X, Fcat_Pben_1.1_paternal_pri, whole genome shotgun sequence DNA contains the following:
- the LOC122476879 gene encoding rhox homeobox family member 1-like — protein sequence MEPPPGSSLEDTASQSLGDDEFQERQDAKPTVISVTGGDIGKDLLSEPERGAAAAGEESHGGAGAPDPVDEIQKGGDGGEEPPQQQQEAHAATEDPQPQDRQPRLRHLFMRLELKELERVFQRTQYPDVFARKEITICVDVTQTEAQQ from the exons ATGGAACCTCCGCCCGGGAGCTCCCTAGAAGACACCGCTTCCCAAAGCCTGGGAGACGATGAGTTCCAAGAACGGCAGG acgCGAAGCCTACCGTGATCTCAGTAACTGGAGGAGACATCGGGAAGGATCTACTGTCCGAACCTGAGcggggagcagcagcagcaggggaaGAAAGCCACGGCGGCGCGGGAGCTCCCGACCCCGTAGACGAGATCCAGAAGGGCGGCGACGGCGGAGAGGAGCCcccgcagcagcagcaggaggcccACGCGGCCACCGAGGATCCGCAGCCCCAGGACAGGCAGCCACGCCTCCGCCACCTGTTCATGCGGTTGGAACTGAAGGAGCTGGAGAGAGTTTTCCAACGCACCCAGTACCCCGACGTGTTCGCGCG AAAGGAGATTACCATATGTGTGGATGTGACTCAAACCGAGGCACAG caatAG